In Epinephelus lanceolatus isolate andai-2023 chromosome 13, ASM4190304v1, whole genome shotgun sequence, the following are encoded in one genomic region:
- the gpr6 gene encoding G-protein coupled receptor 6, with product MNESLVVNDSSATPVAAEALPWMEADSPDNSSLEFSTTPLDFPINPWDIMLCMSGTVIACENAIVVAIIFYTPTLRTPMFVLIGSLATADLLAGMGLILNFVFQYVISSETISLITVGFLVASFTASISSLLAITVDRYFSLYNALTYFSEKTLQYVHLMLLGTWGVSLFLGLLPVLGWNCLDDPASCSIVRPLTRSNVTLLATSFFVIFILMLTLYFKICKIVCHHAHQIALQQHFFATSHYVATKKGVSTLAIILGTFGASWLPFAIYCLVGEREYPSVYTYATLLPATYNSMINPIIYAYRNAEIQRSLYVLLCGCFQANKAYRSRSPSEV from the coding sequence ATGAACGAGTCGCTGGTGGTGAACGACTCCTCTGCGACTCCTGTGGCTGCAGAAGCCCTCCCATGGATGGAGGCTGATTCTCCAGACAACAGCAGTCTGGAGTTCTCCACCACTCCGTTAGATTTCCCCATCAACCCGTGGGACATCATGCTCTGCATGTCCGGCACTGTCATTGCCTGTGAAAACGCCATAGTGGTAGCAATCATCTTCTACACGCCAACCCTTAGGACTCCCATGTTTGTGCTGATTGGGAGTCTGGCCACGGCAGACCTGCTGGCCGGCATGGGATTAATCCTGAACTTTGTGTTTCAGTACGTGATCTCCTCTGAGACTATCAGCCTTATCACTGTAGGCTTCCTGGTGGCCTCTTTCACCGCGTCCATCAGCAGCCTTTTGGCCATAACTGTGGACCGTTACTTCTCCCTCTACAACGCTCTGACATACTTCTCAGAGAAGACGCTGCAGTACGTCCACCTGATGCTGCTGGGGACCTGGGGGGTGTCTCTGTTTTTGGGCTTGCTGCCGGTGCTCGGCTGGAACTGCCTGGACGATCCGGCCTCCTGCAGCATCGTGCGCCCTTTAACCCGGAGCAACGTCACGCTCCTGGCCACCTCCTTCTTCGTCATCTTCATACTCATGCTGACCCTCTACTTCAAGATCTGCAAGATCGTGTGCCACCACGCCCACCAGATTGCCCTCCAGCAGCACTTTTTCGCCACGTCGCATTACGTCGCCACTAAGAAGGGGGTCTCCACTTTGGCCATCATCTTGGGGACATTTGGTGCCAGCTGGCTGCCCTTCGCCATCTACTGCCTGGTAGGCGAGAGGGAGTATCCATCGGTGTACACCTACGCTACACTGCTGCCAGCTACCTACAACTCCATGATCAACCCCATCATCTACGCCTACAGGAACGCAGAGATCCAGCGCTCCCTCTACGTGCTTCTCTGTGGCTGCTTTCAGGCCAACAAGGCCTACCGGTCCAGGTCGCCAAGTGAAGTCTAA